In Marinomonas posidonica IVIA-Po-181, a single window of DNA contains:
- the choW gene encoding choline ABC transporter permease subunit, whose protein sequence is MNWLTDNKIPLGAWMENFVDWLVDAASVFFDLVSITLETMIISMVDAIEWLHPLVVIGVVLAGAWFLHRSIGLLVFIAAALLLIINMGYWVETIQTLVLVVSATAISVMIGVPIGIAAAHRPWLYTFLRPILDLMQTIPTFVYLIPTLILFGLGYVPGLISTIIFAIAAPIRLTYLGVSKVPNELLEAGLAFGCTKSKLLYKVELPAAMPSIMAGVTQCIMLSLSMVVIAALVGADGLGKPVVRALNTVNISQGFEAGVAIVLVAIILDRICKTPSVKNEV, encoded by the coding sequence ATGAATTGGCTGACGGATAATAAAATTCCTCTTGGCGCCTGGATGGAAAACTTTGTCGATTGGCTAGTTGATGCAGCTTCCGTTTTTTTCGATCTTGTTTCAATCACATTAGAAACCATGATTATCTCTATGGTAGATGCCATTGAGTGGCTTCACCCATTAGTGGTTATTGGCGTCGTATTAGCAGGTGCTTGGTTCCTTCATCGCAGTATCGGCCTGCTGGTTTTTATCGCAGCAGCTCTGTTGTTAATTATTAACATGGGCTATTGGGTTGAAACCATTCAAACCTTAGTACTTGTTGTTTCAGCAACAGCAATAAGCGTCATGATTGGTGTGCCAATTGGCATCGCGGCAGCTCATAGACCTTGGCTTTATACTTTTCTGCGCCCCATATTGGATTTAATGCAAACGATTCCAACCTTTGTTTATCTAATCCCAACCCTCATTCTGTTTGGCTTAGGTTATGTACCAGGTCTGATTTCAACCATTATTTTTGCTATTGCCGCACCTATTCGTTTGACTTACCTGGGCGTCAGCAAGGTACCAAATGAGTTACTAGAAGCCGGCTTAGCATTTGGCTGCACGAAATCCAAACTGCTTTATAAAGTCGAACTGCCTGCTGCTATGCCAAGTATTATGGCTGGGGTGACTCAATGTATCATGCTGTCCCTTTCTATGGTGGTGATTGCCGCCTTGGTCGGCGCTGACGGACTCGGTAAACCCGTCGTTCGTGCACTTAATACCGTAAATATATCTCAAGGTTTTGAAGCCGGTGTTGCCATCGTATTAGTGGCCATCATTCTTGACCGTATTTGCAAAACCCCATCCGTTAAGAACGAGGTTTAA
- the betI gene encoding transcriptional regulator BetI, whose protein sequence is MPKVGMPEIRKPQLIEAAIKAIDKYGFSGATVSVIGKKAGVSPAIINHYFGGKDGLFEETMKSLIHEFFEVLSDEVMKSKDKPAKDKVMAIVKAGFSQSQTHPQVVKAWMGFWASAMHTPSLFRLQRVYSKRLQSALVHVLKTEFPVAQARDVAFTVAAMIDGMWLQGSLAGGIHKETSAKLIQDYLDLVMPDRGYRPH, encoded by the coding sequence ATGCCCAAAGTAGGAATGCCCGAAATACGTAAGCCTCAGCTCATCGAGGCCGCTATTAAAGCCATTGATAAATATGGTTTTTCAGGTGCTACTGTGAGTGTTATTGGCAAAAAAGCAGGCGTTTCACCCGCCATTATTAACCATTACTTTGGCGGCAAAGACGGTCTTTTCGAAGAGACCATGAAAAGCTTGATTCATGAATTTTTTGAAGTTTTATCCGATGAAGTCATGAAATCGAAAGATAAACCCGCTAAAGATAAGGTGATGGCTATAGTTAAAGCTGGTTTCAGCCAATCTCAAACTCATCCCCAAGTAGTCAAAGCTTGGATGGGATTTTGGGCGTCAGCCATGCATACACCATCGCTGTTTCGTTTACAGCGCGTTTATTCCAAGCGTCTCCAAAGCGCTTTGGTACATGTATTAAAAACCGAATTTCCAGTGGCACAGGCACGCGATGTGGCCTTCACTGTGGCAGCCATGATTGATGGCATGTGGTTGCAAGGGTCTTTGGCTGGCGGCATCCACAAAGAAACATCGGCTAAACTCATACAAGATTACTTAGATCTGGTCATGCCTGATAGAGGCTATCGTCCACATTAA
- a CDS encoding AEC family transporter, with translation MFSISLSILPVFVLLMAGALCQRLRFPADGFWGSVDKLTYWLLFPALLFANTSQIDFSNGMLASYALILLLALVVTAVFVFLLTWLLKIEAPTASSMLQAGVRFNTFIVLAIAGSVYGDEGLVLAILGGAILVPSINVFMVISMVIMHGSSSSKSHSLPRLLSGALIRNPLIISIALGVSLNLLGLTPILVVSDVANMLAKSALPMVLLAVGASVRIDAIRSVGATFWLSATARFLVFPATIILACWWLDVTGLPALVAVLFGFVPTATSAYALARQLGGDADKMAAYITLQTLMSILILPICIWLSQLVIQ, from the coding sequence GTGTTTAGTATTTCGTTATCTATTTTACCTGTCTTTGTCTTGCTCATGGCTGGAGCTTTGTGCCAGCGCTTACGCTTTCCTGCTGATGGCTTCTGGGGGAGTGTTGATAAATTAACCTATTGGTTACTGTTCCCTGCTTTATTGTTTGCTAACACCTCTCAAATCGATTTTTCTAATGGCATGTTAGCGAGTTATGCATTGATCTTGTTGCTGGCTCTGGTGGTCACAGCGGTGTTTGTTTTTTTGCTCACTTGGTTGTTGAAGATTGAAGCGCCAACCGCTTCTTCAATGCTGCAAGCAGGCGTTAGGTTTAACACCTTTATTGTGTTGGCTATAGCCGGCAGTGTGTATGGTGACGAAGGTTTGGTGTTAGCGATACTGGGAGGGGCTATCTTGGTGCCGTCGATCAATGTGTTTATGGTGATTTCCATGGTGATTATGCATGGCTCATCGTCTAGTAAAAGTCACAGCTTACCTAGGTTGTTAAGTGGCGCCTTAATTCGTAATCCACTGATCATTTCCATTGCTTTGGGTGTCAGCTTGAATTTATTGGGATTAACACCGATTTTGGTGGTATCTGATGTGGCGAATATGCTGGCGAAATCCGCTTTGCCTATGGTGCTGTTGGCGGTTGGTGCCAGTGTAAGAATTGACGCTATTCGTTCAGTCGGAGCTACTTTTTGGTTGTCTGCTACCGCGCGATTTTTAGTCTTCCCTGCGACCATTATTTTGGCTTGCTGGTGGTTGGATGTGACAGGGTTGCCTGCCCTTGTGGCCGTTTTGTTTGGCTTTGTACCAACCGCAACATCGGCATACGCGTTGGCCAGACAGCTAGGAGGAGACGCGGATAAAATGGCGGCCTATATTACCTTGCAAACTCTGATGTCGATTTTAATTCTGCCTATCTGTATTTGGTTGAGTCAGTTGGTGATTCAATAG
- the choV gene encoding choline ABC transporter ATP-binding protein, with protein sequence MAVVSIENVDIVFGDNQNQTLPLMDKGHSRDEILGMSGDVVGVQNANIEVNEGEICVLMGLSGSGKSTLLRAVNGLNKIARGRCLVRDGDKMIDMAKCDDSTLRHMRTHRVSMVFQSFALMPWLTVLENVAFGLEMQGMPKEERLQKAREQLKMVSLDQWADKKPDELSGGMRQRVGLARAFVMDTDVLLMDEPFSALDPLIRSQLQDELIELQKRLNKTIIFVSHDLDEALKIGTKIAIMESARIIQEDAPEQIVLNPATEYVEKFVAHTNPLNVLCGSSLMTPIDQLVERDGHIMINDNTWLELDNGKLIKVYNSKGEMVTVDWSPETNLANSPKDAVFLVPANIAMREAVEIRYHAEQFMILMEGDQCLGVLQDHNFYHALLGKHFGRDESL encoded by the coding sequence ATGGCTGTTGTATCAATTGAAAATGTCGACATTGTTTTCGGCGACAATCAAAATCAAACCTTACCCTTAATGGACAAAGGCCACAGCCGTGATGAAATCCTTGGAATGTCTGGCGATGTAGTTGGTGTGCAAAATGCCAATATCGAAGTTAATGAAGGTGAAATCTGTGTGTTGATGGGCTTGTCAGGCTCAGGTAAATCTACCCTTCTTCGAGCGGTTAATGGCTTAAATAAAATTGCCCGTGGTCGCTGCCTTGTCAGAGACGGCGACAAGATGATTGATATGGCAAAGTGTGATGACAGCACTCTACGCCATATGCGAACTCACCGTGTGTCTATGGTCTTCCAAAGCTTCGCCCTTATGCCTTGGCTAACCGTGCTAGAGAACGTTGCTTTCGGACTAGAAATGCAAGGCATGCCAAAAGAAGAACGTCTCCAAAAAGCACGAGAACAGCTCAAAATGGTCAGTTTGGATCAGTGGGCTGACAAAAAACCAGACGAACTGTCGGGTGGTATGCGCCAACGCGTTGGCTTGGCTCGTGCTTTTGTCATGGACACAGACGTACTATTAATGGATGAGCCTTTCTCAGCACTAGACCCATTAATCCGTTCTCAATTACAAGACGAATTAATCGAACTTCAGAAACGTTTAAATAAAACCATTATCTTTGTCAGCCACGACCTAGACGAAGCCCTTAAGATCGGTACAAAAATTGCCATCATGGAATCGGCTCGCATTATTCAAGAAGATGCACCGGAACAAATCGTGTTGAATCCAGCAACAGAATACGTTGAGAAATTTGTCGCCCACACAAACCCACTCAATGTACTATGTGGCAGCTCTTTAATGACGCCGATTGATCAACTGGTCGAAAGAGATGGTCACATCATGATCAATGATAATACTTGGCTAGAACTGGATAACGGCAAGCTAATAAAAGTTTATAATAGTAAGGGAGAAATGGTAACCGTGGATTGGTCGCCTGAAACCAACTTAGCCAATTCACCAAAAGACGCTGTATTCCTTGTTCCGGCTAACATTGCTATGCGTGAAGCGGTTGAAATACGTTATCACGCTGAGCAATTTATGATTCTCATGGAAGGTGATCAATGTCTAGGGGTGTTGCAGGATCATAACTTCTACCATGCCTTATTAGGCAAGCATTTCGGCCGAGACGAAAGCCTCTAA
- a CDS encoding sterol desaturase family protein, whose product MIDFSVRFGVFAIFFVFLIAWQWWQPRSILLLWRKRWPHNLSLLFIGAICVRLIQPLLLSFIAMLGDDVGLFSQLAWPTWLTVLLSVVCLDCLIYWQHRLFHRIPWLWRIHRVHHSDPELDVSSAVRFHPIEIILSLVIKALAIYLLGIPIIAVLLFDILLNASAMFNHTNARLPRQVESIVQRVLVTPDMHRIHHSRRDLEANRNFGFFLSIWDGLFATKCQQALGGDAAIRIGLPNTKTYQPNSFKALLIMPFKLVIRKQK is encoded by the coding sequence ATGATTGATTTTTCGGTTCGTTTTGGTGTTTTTGCAATCTTTTTTGTTTTCCTAATTGCTTGGCAATGGTGGCAACCAAGAAGTATCTTATTATTGTGGCGAAAACGTTGGCCACATAACTTATCCTTGTTATTTATTGGGGCCATTTGTGTGCGCCTCATCCAGCCTCTTCTATTGTCCTTTATTGCTATGTTGGGTGATGACGTTGGTTTATTTTCTCAATTGGCTTGGCCAACTTGGCTAACCGTTTTATTAAGTGTTGTTTGCTTGGACTGTTTGATCTACTGGCAACATAGACTTTTTCATCGAATTCCTTGGCTATGGCGGATTCATCGAGTTCACCATTCAGATCCTGAGTTGGACGTGAGCTCGGCAGTACGTTTCCACCCTATTGAAATCATTTTGTCTTTGGTGATTAAAGCGCTGGCGATTTATTTGTTGGGTATTCCTATTATCGCGGTCTTGCTATTCGATATTTTATTGAACGCTTCTGCCATGTTTAATCACACTAATGCTCGCTTACCGCGTCAAGTGGAATCCATCGTGCAGCGGGTCCTAGTGACGCCAGACATGCATCGGATTCATCATTCTCGTCGAGACCTGGAAGCGAACCGTAATTTTGGTTTTTTTCTGAGTATTTGGGACGGGTTATTTGCCACTAAATGTCAGCAGGCGCTTGGAGGGGATGCGGCAATCCGCATTGGCTTACCTAATACTAAAACATACCAACCTAATTCGTTTAAAGCGTTATTAATCATGCCCTTTAAATTGGTTATTCGTAAACAAAAGTAG
- a CDS encoding MFS transporter, which yields MLKQTLLPIWSLLFGIAILTIASALQSSLIGIRASIEEFNTSATGLIMSAYYLGFIVGSLIVPNWIKNVGHIRVFAAVASLASITILMQSVLVNPWFWIFMRMCTGLCYAALFIVTESWLNEISTNTTRGRLFSIYIIEIWACQTFGQALLNIASPGGYGLFILTSVLISLALVPLLLVRTPSPTIDIPEKLNIMGLVRTAPLGVTGVTIAGITSGAMLSLGALYAKSIGMNIIQISLFTGASYIGGMLLQWPIGLLSDRQDRRVTILWVAIVGGVTALIVPFGYKMDNQIIMMVGMFMIGAFIFPMYSLASSHINDQLRPEQILSASSGIILLNGVGGMIGPLVAAILMDWISLNALFWFVSFMNIFVILVALYRINAQPAMVIEEQGDQIPVALTVSSVATAEMLVEADSSIQTEEKSHEVEIKL from the coding sequence ATGTTAAAGCAAACCCTGTTGCCTATCTGGAGCTTGCTCTTTGGCATTGCGATTTTAACCATAGCCAGCGCCCTTCAAAGCTCGCTAATTGGTATCCGCGCGTCCATTGAAGAGTTCAATACGTCCGCCACAGGGTTAATCATGTCGGCCTATTATTTAGGTTTCATTGTGGGTTCCTTGATTGTACCAAACTGGATCAAGAACGTTGGCCATATTCGAGTCTTTGCGGCGGTGGCTTCCCTAGCCTCTATCACCATCCTAATGCAGTCAGTGTTGGTTAATCCTTGGTTTTGGATCTTTATGCGTATGTGTACCGGATTATGCTACGCCGCCTTGTTTATTGTCACCGAAAGTTGGCTAAATGAAATTTCCACCAATACCACACGTGGCCGTTTATTCTCCATTTATATTATTGAAATTTGGGCTTGCCAGACGTTTGGTCAGGCTCTTCTAAATATTGCCTCGCCAGGAGGTTACGGACTCTTCATTTTAACGTCCGTACTGATTTCTTTGGCCTTGGTACCATTATTATTGGTCAGAACCCCATCACCGACCATTGATATTCCGGAAAAGCTCAACATCATGGGCTTAGTTCGAACCGCGCCACTTGGTGTGACAGGCGTCACCATTGCTGGTATTACATCAGGTGCTATGCTCAGCTTAGGGGCCTTGTATGCCAAAAGCATCGGTATGAACATCATCCAAATATCCCTATTTACAGGTGCCAGTTACATCGGCGGCATGTTATTACAATGGCCGATTGGCTTGTTATCAGACCGACAAGATAGACGAGTAACCATTCTGTGGGTGGCCATCGTTGGCGGTGTAACGGCTCTCATTGTGCCTTTTGGCTACAAGATGGATAACCAGATCATCATGATGGTAGGGATGTTTATGATTGGAGCCTTTATCTTTCCCATGTATTCACTGGCATCGTCACACATTAATGATCAGCTTAGACCGGAGCAAATTTTATCCGCCAGTAGCGGTATTATCTTGCTCAATGGCGTCGGCGGGATGATTGGCCCTCTAGTGGCAGCCATTTTGATGGACTGGATCAGCCTAAACGCGCTTTTCTGGTTCGTGTCTTTCATGAACATTTTTGTCATTCTAGTGGCCTTGTACCGTATTAATGCGCAACCAGCGATGGTTATCGAAGAACAAGGGGATCAAATTCCAGTAGCACTGACCGTTTCGTCTGTTGCCACCGCAGAAATGCTAGTCGAGGCCGACTCTTCTATTCAAACCGAAGAAAAAAGCCATGAGGTGGAAATCAAGCTCTAA
- a CDS encoding choline ABC transporter substrate-binding protein encodes MLNKATKTAIAISLASVSGFTMAASCSTVRFSDVGWTDITATTAITSEVVEGLGYKSKTQLLSVPVTYTSLANGDIDVFLGNWMPTMQADIEPYLKAGTVEDLGPNLMGAKYTLAVSKNAYEAGVTDFAAIAKHRKDFSGRIYGIEPGNDGNRIIQDMIDSNAFGLGNFQLVESSEAGMLSQVSRNTRRGKWIVFLGWAPHPMNANFDMEYLAGGDDYFGPNYGGANVHTNIRKGYIAECPNVGKLLTNLKFSLPMENEVMGAILDEGKKPNLAARDWLKANPGVLDAWLEGVKTTSGGNGLNAVKAHLGL; translated from the coding sequence ATGTTAAATAAAGCAACAAAAACCGCGATCGCCATTAGTTTGGCTAGTGTGTCAGGTTTCACAATGGCAGCAAGCTGCTCAACAGTACGTTTTTCTGACGTGGGTTGGACTGATATCACAGCAACAACGGCCATTACTAGCGAAGTGGTAGAAGGCTTAGGATACAAATCCAAAACTCAATTGCTTTCTGTTCCAGTAACCTATACTTCACTTGCAAACGGCGATATCGACGTTTTCTTAGGTAACTGGATGCCAACTATGCAAGCGGATATCGAACCCTACCTAAAAGCCGGTACGGTTGAAGACCTTGGTCCAAACCTAATGGGCGCAAAATACACACTAGCGGTTAGCAAAAATGCTTATGAAGCTGGCGTAACAGATTTTGCCGCTATTGCAAAACACCGCAAAGACTTCTCTGGCCGTATCTATGGTATTGAACCTGGTAACGACGGTAACCGCATCATTCAAGACATGATCGATTCCAATGCTTTTGGCCTTGGTAATTTCCAATTAGTAGAGTCAAGTGAAGCAGGCATGCTTTCACAGGTCAGCCGTAACACTCGTCGTGGTAAATGGATTGTCTTTCTAGGTTGGGCACCGCACCCAATGAACGCCAACTTCGACATGGAATATCTGGCCGGTGGCGATGACTACTTCGGTCCAAACTATGGTGGCGCAAACGTCCATACTAACATCCGTAAAGGCTACATTGCTGAATGTCCAAATGTTGGCAAGCTACTTACCAACTTGAAATTCTCTTTGCCAATGGAAAATGAAGTCATGGGTGCCATCCTAGATGAAGGCAAAAAGCCTAATTTAGCCGCTCGTGACTGGTTAAAAGCTAACCCAGGTGTGCTTGATGCTTGGTTAGAAGGTGTCAAAACCACTTCCGGTGGCAATGGCCTAAATGCCGTTAAAGCACACTTAGGACTTTAA
- the galU gene encoding UTP--glucose-1-phosphate uridylyltransferase GalU, producing MIRKCLFPVAGYGTRFLPATKSMPKEMLPIVNKPLVQYGVEEATAAGLNNVTFVTGRGKRAIADHFDISYELEHQISGSSKEKYLEGIRHLIDHVNFSFTRQNNMLGLGHAILTGEPLIGDEAFGVVLADDLCFGEDDGVMAQMVKLYNQFRCTIVAIEEVPEDEVHKYGVIKGESMMEGLFRVTDMVEKPSKEDAPSNLAIIGRYILTPDIFDKIRNTPPGRNGEVQITDAIMQQAKEGCVLAYKFKGKRFDCGSVDGFVDATNFCYKNIYKDPTES from the coding sequence ATGATACGCAAATGTCTATTCCCTGTTGCAGGCTACGGCACCCGTTTTTTGCCAGCCACTAAGTCCATGCCCAAAGAAATGCTTCCAATCGTTAACAAACCACTTGTGCAATATGGTGTCGAAGAGGCAACAGCCGCAGGTCTTAACAATGTTACTTTTGTAACAGGACGAGGCAAACGAGCCATTGCAGATCACTTTGATATTAGCTACGAACTGGAACACCAGATCTCAGGCTCCAGTAAAGAAAAATATCTTGAAGGCATTCGTCACCTTATCGACCATGTAAACTTTTCTTTTACTCGTCAAAACAACATGTTAGGTCTAGGTCATGCCATTTTGACCGGCGAACCTTTAATCGGTGACGAAGCCTTTGGCGTCGTCTTAGCGGACGACCTTTGTTTCGGTGAAGACGACGGTGTCATGGCGCAAATGGTAAAACTCTACAACCAATTTCGTTGTACTATTGTGGCCATTGAAGAAGTACCTGAAGACGAAGTACATAAGTATGGCGTGATTAAAGGTGAATCCATGATGGAAGGACTTTTCCGAGTGACTGACATGGTTGAGAAACCATCCAAAGAAGACGCGCCATCCAACCTTGCTATTATTGGTCGCTATATTCTTACGCCAGATATCTTTGACAAAATTCGCAATACACCGCCTGGTCGAAATGGTGAAGTACAAATTACAGATGCCATCATGCAGCAAGCAAAAGAAGGGTGTGTTTTGGCTTATAAATTCAAAGGTAAGCGCTTTGATTGTGGTAGTGTCGATGGTTTTGTTGACGCGACGAATTTCTGCTACAAAAACATCTATAAAGATCCAACTGAATCTTAA
- a CDS encoding ArgP/LysG family DNA-binding transcriptional regulator — translation MFDYKALISLQAVVKYQSFDKAATALHITQSAVSQSIKRLELEYGRPLLIRARPVIATSLGEKLLAHLNKISLLEEGLQESIHGEVSHQPLNIATNNDVLATWFIQVMKAFASISTTKLHIKAADQLQTRSMLQSGQVVACLSQIGTPVAGGDVVFLGDMSYELVATQSFIDHYLMGDISVQSVANSPSLVYNENDELWERYQNECLKIKADANNSHWYPSSHGFVELVMGGTVCALVPSVQVKQQIENGQLISLFPDDKIALPLYWHWYKLNAPILDRLTKVILTVTKDALY, via the coding sequence ATGTTTGATTATAAAGCACTTATCAGCTTACAAGCAGTGGTTAAATACCAAAGCTTTGACAAGGCTGCAACGGCACTTCACATCACTCAATCAGCGGTATCGCAAAGCATCAAACGCTTAGAGCTGGAATACGGTCGTCCGTTACTGATTCGCGCCAGACCCGTAATAGCAACCTCACTAGGAGAAAAGCTTCTTGCTCACTTAAACAAGATAAGTTTGTTAGAAGAGGGATTACAGGAAAGCATTCATGGGGAAGTCAGCCATCAGCCACTTAATATTGCGACCAACAATGACGTGCTTGCCACCTGGTTTATTCAAGTTATGAAAGCATTCGCTAGCATCAGCACCACTAAACTGCACATCAAAGCTGCTGACCAGTTACAAACTCGCAGCATGCTGCAGAGTGGGCAAGTAGTGGCTTGTTTAAGCCAGATTGGTACGCCTGTCGCGGGTGGAGATGTGGTTTTTTTGGGCGATATGAGTTACGAGTTGGTCGCAACCCAATCTTTTATTGATCACTATTTAATGGGTGACATCAGTGTCCAGTCCGTCGCCAACTCCCCTTCTCTAGTCTATAACGAAAACGATGAGCTGTGGGAAAGATACCAGAACGAATGCCTTAAAATAAAAGCCGATGCAAATAACAGCCACTGGTATCCATCTTCTCATGGGTTTGTCGAGCTCGTCATGGGTGGCACAGTCTGTGCTTTAGTTCCTAGTGTCCAAGTAAAACAGCAAATTGAAAACGGGCAGCTAATTTCCCTGTTTCCAGATGACAAAATCGCCTTGCCACTTTATTGGCATTGGTACAAACTTAACGCCCCAATATTGGATCGCTTAACTAAGGTGATATTAACTGTCACAAAAGATGCCTTATACTAA
- a CDS encoding LysE/ArgO family amino acid transporter produces MLALMSGAITSGGLIIAVGAQNSFLLEQALKRHYAFPLALLFIVSDAISMMLGAFGLGMLLQTHDWLLMTSRWGGVAFLTWFAYGKWRASFLEEHLILELYTKKLTLWPLLMMALAVTWLNPHFYLDTMILIGSLANQWQEDKWQFVMGGILASIMWFLSLAFVGRLCAALLEKTAFWRWFNRINALLIWFIAFQIATQPF; encoded by the coding sequence ATGTTGGCTTTAATGAGTGGTGCGATCACCAGTGGTGGTTTGATTATTGCGGTGGGCGCGCAGAATAGCTTTTTATTAGAGCAAGCGTTAAAACGCCATTACGCGTTTCCTTTGGCATTATTGTTTATTGTGAGCGATGCAATCTCCATGATGTTAGGCGCATTTGGACTTGGGATGCTATTGCAAACACATGATTGGTTACTGATGACATCTCGTTGGGGCGGTGTCGCATTTTTGACTTGGTTTGCTTACGGCAAATGGCGAGCGTCCTTTCTAGAGGAGCATTTAATTTTGGAGCTTTATACCAAAAAACTCACTCTTTGGCCTTTGTTGATGATGGCCTTGGCTGTGACTTGGTTGAACCCGCATTTTTATTTAGACACCATGATTTTAATTGGCAGTTTGGCCAATCAATGGCAAGAAGATAAATGGCAGTTTGTCATGGGTGGCATACTGGCATCCATTATGTGGTTTCTATCCTTAGCGTTTGTTGGACGATTATGTGCAGCCCTGCTGGAAAAAACGGCATTTTGGCGTTGGTTTAATCGTATCAATGCACTGTTGATCTGGTTTATTGCCTTTCAAATTGCCACCCAGCCTTTCTAA
- a CDS encoding MalY/PatB family protein, with the protein MDVSSSVFDRVIDRSEMSSDKWAKYPEQVIPMWVADMDFDAPECIKTALKERVEQGVFGYTHTPKALVLAIQNHLKSRYDWSVSGGDLVHLPGLVCALHLSVQIFSEKGDGIVVPGPVYYHLTKAPELAGRELHKVDMVLQNDRWLPDMQAFEAACAKQNSKMVLLCNPHNPGGTVFRRKELLAIHSIAEKYDLLVVSDEIHCDLILENLPHVPFASLNEDVAQRTITLMAPSKTFNIAGLGYAFAVIENAKLRQTFKQARAGLVASPNMLGLTAAISAYEDGQQWHQSLLEYLRQNRDYLAQRLANTPLKMSSLEGTYLAWIDASALSVEDPYEFFLNAGVGVSSGKDFGNASFVRLNFGCPKSVLEQALNRIEAALKNVV; encoded by the coding sequence ATGGATGTATCTTCTTCTGTGTTTGATCGTGTTATTGATCGTTCTGAAATGAGTAGTGACAAGTGGGCAAAATACCCCGAACAGGTTATTCCAATGTGGGTGGCTGATATGGACTTTGATGCGCCTGAGTGCATCAAAACCGCTCTTAAAGAGAGAGTTGAGCAAGGCGTATTTGGCTACACTCATACTCCGAAAGCCTTGGTGTTAGCCATCCAGAACCATCTTAAGAGCCGTTACGATTGGTCAGTTTCAGGTGGCGATTTAGTACATTTACCGGGATTAGTTTGTGCACTACATTTAAGTGTTCAAATCTTTTCTGAAAAGGGCGATGGCATCGTTGTGCCAGGGCCGGTCTATTATCATTTGACCAAAGCGCCAGAGCTTGCTGGCCGCGAATTACATAAGGTCGACATGGTTTTGCAGAATGATCGTTGGTTGCCTGACATGCAAGCCTTTGAAGCGGCATGTGCTAAACAAAACAGTAAAATGGTACTGTTATGTAATCCTCACAACCCTGGTGGGACCGTGTTTCGCCGTAAAGAGCTACTTGCTATTCACTCGATTGCTGAGAAGTACGATTTATTGGTAGTCAGTGATGAGATTCATTGTGATCTTATCTTAGAAAATTTACCTCATGTTCCTTTTGCTAGCTTAAATGAGGATGTGGCTCAACGTACGATTACCTTAATGGCGCCAAGCAAAACCTTTAATATCGCTGGGTTAGGCTATGCATTTGCAGTGATAGAAAATGCCAAGTTACGACAAACATTTAAGCAAGCCCGAGCTGGCTTAGTGGCCTCTCCGAACATGTTGGGCCTAACGGCCGCTATATCAGCCTATGAAGATGGACAGCAATGGCATCAGAGTTTGTTGGAATACTTACGTCAAAATCGAGACTATTTAGCTCAGCGATTGGCTAACACACCACTGAAGATGAGTTCTTTAGAAGGAACTTATCTTGCTTGGATCGATGCCTCTGCCTTATCCGTTGAAGATCCATATGAATTTTTCTTAAACGCTGGTGTAGGTGTTTCATCGGGTAAGGATTTCGGCAATGCTTCGTTCGTTAGACTAAACTTTGGTTGTCCTAAGAGTGTTCTCGAACAAGCCTTGAATCGTATTGAGGCAGCATTAAAGAATGTGGTTTGA